The following coding sequences lie in one Primulina huaijiensis isolate GDHJ02 chromosome 2, ASM1229523v2, whole genome shotgun sequence genomic window:
- the LOC140964342 gene encoding geranylgeranyl transferase type-2 subunit beta 1-like isoform X2 encodes MEHLRLNGAYWGLTTLDIMGKLDAVDQDEVVSWVMQCQDESGHKEGLQHQAPILKVTTSTQAIQKHVELPYGGFGGNIGHDPHILYTLSAIQVLALFDKIDVLETEKVSNYIAGLQNEDGSFSGDMWGEVDTRFSYISLCSLALLHRLDKINVEAAVKYIVSCKNLDGGFGCTPGAESHAGQIFCCVGALAITGALHHIDKDLLGWWLCERQVITGGLNGRPEKLPDVCYSWWVLSSLIMIDRVHWIDKKKLVQFILDCQDKENGGISDRPDDAVDVFHTYFGVAGLSLLEYPGLKPIDPAYALPVDVVNRIFLRR; translated from the exons ATGGAGCACCTAAGACTAAATGGTGCTTATTGGGGATTGACCACTCTTGATATAATGGGGAAGTTGGATGCAGTTGATCAAGATGAGGTTGTATCATGGGTTATGCAGTGCCAAGATGAATCTG GACATAAAGAGGGACTTCAGCATCAAGCCCCCATTTTGAAAGTCACAACATCCACTCAAGCGATTCAAAAACATGTTGAGCTGCCATATG GGGGTTTTGGTGGTAACATTGGACATGACCCTCATATATTGTACACCCTAAGTGCTATTCAGGTTTTGGCTCTATTTGACAAGATAGATGTTCTTGAGACCGAGAAGGTCTCCAACT ATATCGCTGGCCTACAAAATGAGGATGGATCCTTTTCTGGAGACATGTGGGGAGAAGTTGATACAAG GTTTTCTTATATTTCTCTATGTTCTCTCGCATTATTACATCGATTGGACAAAATCAATGTGGAAGCAGCTGTAAAGTACATTGTAAGTTGCAAGAATTTGGATGGTGGATTCGGATGCACACCTGGAGCGGAATCCCATGCAGGGCAAA TTTTCTGTTGCGTGGGAGCTCTTGCGATTACTGGTGCTCTACATCATATTGACAAGGACCTGCTTGGATGGTGGTTGTGTGAGAGACAAGTAATAACTGGAGGTCTAAATGGGCGTCCCGAGAAGCTTCCTGAT GTCTGCTATTCATGGTGGGTCCTTTCTAGCTTAATCATGATTGATAGAGTTCACTGGATTGACAAGAAAAAGCTTGTCCAGTTCATCTTGGACTGTCAG GATAAAGAGAACGGAGGAATTTCAGATAGGCCAGATGATGCTGTCGATGTCTTCCATACCTACTTTGGGGTTGCTG GTCTCTCACTTCTTGAATACCCAGGATTGAAACCTATAGATCCTGCTTATGCATTGCCTGTCGATGTCGTCAACAGAATTTTCCTTCGCAGATAA
- the LOC140964342 gene encoding geranylgeranyl transferase type-2 subunit beta 1-like isoform X4, producing the protein MEHLRLNGAYWGLTTLDIMGKLDAVDQDEVVSWVMQCQDESGGFGGNIGHDPHILYTLSAIQVLALFDKIDVLETEKVSNYIAGLQNEDGSFSGDMWGEVDTRFSYISLCSLALLHRLDKINVEAAVKYIVSCKNLDGGFGCTPGAESHAGQIFCCVGALAITGALHHIDKDLLGWWLCERQVITGGLNGRPEKLPDVCYSWWVLSSLIMIDRVHWIDKKKLVQFILDCQDKENGGISDRPDDAVDVFHTYFGVAGLSLLEYPGLKPIDPAYALPVDVVNRIFLRR; encoded by the exons ATGGAGCACCTAAGACTAAATGGTGCTTATTGGGGATTGACCACTCTTGATATAATGGGGAAGTTGGATGCAGTTGATCAAGATGAGGTTGTATCATGGGTTATGCAGTGCCAAGATGAATCTG GGGGTTTTGGTGGTAACATTGGACATGACCCTCATATATTGTACACCCTAAGTGCTATTCAGGTTTTGGCTCTATTTGACAAGATAGATGTTCTTGAGACCGAGAAGGTCTCCAACT ATATCGCTGGCCTACAAAATGAGGATGGATCCTTTTCTGGAGACATGTGGGGAGAAGTTGATACAAG GTTTTCTTATATTTCTCTATGTTCTCTCGCATTATTACATCGATTGGACAAAATCAATGTGGAAGCAGCTGTAAAGTACATTGTAAGTTGCAAGAATTTGGATGGTGGATTCGGATGCACACCTGGAGCGGAATCCCATGCAGGGCAAA TTTTCTGTTGCGTGGGAGCTCTTGCGATTACTGGTGCTCTACATCATATTGACAAGGACCTGCTTGGATGGTGGTTGTGTGAGAGACAAGTAATAACTGGAGGTCTAAATGGGCGTCCCGAGAAGCTTCCTGAT GTCTGCTATTCATGGTGGGTCCTTTCTAGCTTAATCATGATTGATAGAGTTCACTGGATTGACAAGAAAAAGCTTGTCCAGTTCATCTTGGACTGTCAG GATAAAGAGAACGGAGGAATTTCAGATAGGCCAGATGATGCTGTCGATGTCTTCCATACCTACTTTGGGGTTGCTG GTCTCTCACTTCTTGAATACCCAGGATTGAAACCTATAGATCCTGCTTATGCATTGCCTGTCGATGTCGTCAACAGAATTTTCCTTCGCAGATAA
- the LOC140964342 gene encoding geranylgeranyl transferase type-2 subunit beta 1-like isoform X1, with amino-acid sequence MGELNIENHARYILSVEKKKDSFESVVMEHLRLNGAYWGLTTLDIMGKLDAVDQDEVVSWVMQCQDESGHKEGLQHQAPILKVTTSTQAIQKHVELPYGGFGGNIGHDPHILYTLSAIQVLALFDKIDVLETEKVSNYIAGLQNEDGSFSGDMWGEVDTRFSYISLCSLALLHRLDKINVEAAVKYIVSCKNLDGGFGCTPGAESHAGQIFCCVGALAITGALHHIDKDLLGWWLCERQVITGGLNGRPEKLPDVCYSWWVLSSLIMIDRVHWIDKKKLVQFILDCQDKENGGISDRPDDAVDVFHTYFGVAGLSLLEYPGLKPIDPAYALPVDVVNRIFLRR; translated from the exons ATGGGAGAGCTTAACATTGAAAACCATGCTAGGTACATTTTATCAGTTGAAAAG AAAAAGGATAGCTTTGAGTCCGTGGTAATGGAGCACCTAAGACTAAATGGTGCTTATTGGGGATTGACCACTCTTGATATAATGGGGAAGTTGGATGCAGTTGATCAAGATGAGGTTGTATCATGGGTTATGCAGTGCCAAGATGAATCTG GACATAAAGAGGGACTTCAGCATCAAGCCCCCATTTTGAAAGTCACAACATCCACTCAAGCGATTCAAAAACATGTTGAGCTGCCATATG GGGGTTTTGGTGGTAACATTGGACATGACCCTCATATATTGTACACCCTAAGTGCTATTCAGGTTTTGGCTCTATTTGACAAGATAGATGTTCTTGAGACCGAGAAGGTCTCCAACT ATATCGCTGGCCTACAAAATGAGGATGGATCCTTTTCTGGAGACATGTGGGGAGAAGTTGATACAAG GTTTTCTTATATTTCTCTATGTTCTCTCGCATTATTACATCGATTGGACAAAATCAATGTGGAAGCAGCTGTAAAGTACATTGTAAGTTGCAAGAATTTGGATGGTGGATTCGGATGCACACCTGGAGCGGAATCCCATGCAGGGCAAA TTTTCTGTTGCGTGGGAGCTCTTGCGATTACTGGTGCTCTACATCATATTGACAAGGACCTGCTTGGATGGTGGTTGTGTGAGAGACAAGTAATAACTGGAGGTCTAAATGGGCGTCCCGAGAAGCTTCCTGAT GTCTGCTATTCATGGTGGGTCCTTTCTAGCTTAATCATGATTGATAGAGTTCACTGGATTGACAAGAAAAAGCTTGTCCAGTTCATCTTGGACTGTCAG GATAAAGAGAACGGAGGAATTTCAGATAGGCCAGATGATGCTGTCGATGTCTTCCATACCTACTTTGGGGTTGCTG GTCTCTCACTTCTTGAATACCCAGGATTGAAACCTATAGATCCTGCTTATGCATTGCCTGTCGATGTCGTCAACAGAATTTTCCTTCGCAGATAA
- the LOC140964342 gene encoding geranylgeranyl transferase type-2 subunit beta 1-like isoform X3 — protein sequence MGELNIENHARYILSVEKKKDSFESVVMEHLRLNGAYWGLTTLDIMGKLDAVDQDEVVSWVMQCQDESGGFGGNIGHDPHILYTLSAIQVLALFDKIDVLETEKVSNYIAGLQNEDGSFSGDMWGEVDTRFSYISLCSLALLHRLDKINVEAAVKYIVSCKNLDGGFGCTPGAESHAGQIFCCVGALAITGALHHIDKDLLGWWLCERQVITGGLNGRPEKLPDVCYSWWVLSSLIMIDRVHWIDKKKLVQFILDCQDKENGGISDRPDDAVDVFHTYFGVAGLSLLEYPGLKPIDPAYALPVDVVNRIFLRR from the exons ATGGGAGAGCTTAACATTGAAAACCATGCTAGGTACATTTTATCAGTTGAAAAG AAAAAGGATAGCTTTGAGTCCGTGGTAATGGAGCACCTAAGACTAAATGGTGCTTATTGGGGATTGACCACTCTTGATATAATGGGGAAGTTGGATGCAGTTGATCAAGATGAGGTTGTATCATGGGTTATGCAGTGCCAAGATGAATCTG GGGGTTTTGGTGGTAACATTGGACATGACCCTCATATATTGTACACCCTAAGTGCTATTCAGGTTTTGGCTCTATTTGACAAGATAGATGTTCTTGAGACCGAGAAGGTCTCCAACT ATATCGCTGGCCTACAAAATGAGGATGGATCCTTTTCTGGAGACATGTGGGGAGAAGTTGATACAAG GTTTTCTTATATTTCTCTATGTTCTCTCGCATTATTACATCGATTGGACAAAATCAATGTGGAAGCAGCTGTAAAGTACATTGTAAGTTGCAAGAATTTGGATGGTGGATTCGGATGCACACCTGGAGCGGAATCCCATGCAGGGCAAA TTTTCTGTTGCGTGGGAGCTCTTGCGATTACTGGTGCTCTACATCATATTGACAAGGACCTGCTTGGATGGTGGTTGTGTGAGAGACAAGTAATAACTGGAGGTCTAAATGGGCGTCCCGAGAAGCTTCCTGAT GTCTGCTATTCATGGTGGGTCCTTTCTAGCTTAATCATGATTGATAGAGTTCACTGGATTGACAAGAAAAAGCTTGTCCAGTTCATCTTGGACTGTCAG GATAAAGAGAACGGAGGAATTTCAGATAGGCCAGATGATGCTGTCGATGTCTTCCATACCTACTTTGGGGTTGCTG GTCTCTCACTTCTTGAATACCCAGGATTGAAACCTATAGATCCTGCTTATGCATTGCCTGTCGATGTCGTCAACAGAATTTTCCTTCGCAGATAA